From Apium graveolens cultivar Ventura chromosome 9, ASM990537v1, whole genome shotgun sequence, the proteins below share one genomic window:
- the LOC141686251 gene encoding uncharacterized protein LOC141686251, whose amino-acid sequence MNILSWNCQGLGNPQTVRVLSDLLKSRKPDLLFLSETISYTNKIEELRVKFGFSQCFSVDRVGRSGGLAIFWKHNVNCEVTGYSQNHIDVNFIENNVALWRLSCFYGFPERTRRKQSWDFIRLLADLSQIPWCIIGDFNDLLYVSDKWGSVPHPPSLMEGFRAAIDDCILSELDLSGGKYIWEKSRGKSNWVRERLDRAFATSSWHSLFPLCKLLVDHVPASDHDPIFLDLLNISLARKQFRFKFENTWLQDPNFRKEVSDFWLELPTINILPKLISVSSFMAR is encoded by the coding sequence ATGAATATCTTAAGCTGGAACTGTCAAGGGTTGGGGAACCCTCAGACAGTTCGTGTTCTTAGTGACCTTTTAAAGTCACGTAAACCCGATCTTTTATTTCTTTCTGAGACTATTTCGTATACAAATAAAATTGAGGAGCTTCGTGTTAAATTTGGCTTCTCGCAGTGTTTTTCAGTTGATAGAGTAGGTCGTAGTGGTGGTTTGGCTATTTTCTGGAAACATAATGTGAATTGTGAAGTAACAGGATACTCACAGAATCACATTGATGTTAACTTTATAGAGAATAATGTAGCTTTGTGGCGTCTTTCTTGCTTTTACGGCTTCCCTGAAAGAACTAGACGTAAGCAATCATGGGATTTTATTCGGTTGTTAGCAGACTTGTCTCAAATTCCGTGGTGCATTATCGGAGATTTCAATGATCTTTTGTATGTTTCAGACAAATGGGGTAGTGTCCCTCATCCTCCAAGCTTAATGGAGGGATTTAGAGCAGCTATTGATGATTGTATACTTTCTGAACTGGACCTAAGTGGAGGAAAGTACATATGGGAGAAAAGCCGTGGAAAAAGTAATTGGGTTCGGGAAAGATTGGACAGAGCATTTGCCACTAGCTCTTGGCATAGCTTATTTCCGCTCTGTAAGTTGCTAGTTGATCATGTTCCAGCTTCCGACCATGATCCAATTTTTCTTGACTTGCTTAATATATCTCTGGCAAGAAAGCAGTTTCGTTTTAAGTTCGAGAATACTTGGCTTCAAGATCCGAACTTCCGGAAAGAGGTCTCAGACTTTTGGCTAGAGCTTCCCACTATAAATATTTTGCCCAAGCTTATTTCGGTGTCTAGTTTTATGGCGCGGTAG
- the LOC141686697 gene encoding pectinesterase inhibitor 6-like: protein MSHIMSIFLSLTILALLTDSASSENGDDYVQDACSVTRYRNLCIRSLSPFSTTAKRNPTTWARAGVSVTIGEAKRVANHLRKLSSNTGGRDKGALLDCVECFQDSIDNLHKSLYVLRELNGQTFNSQMSDVTTWMSAALTDEDTCLDGFSGHQGRQIKSLQSRIKNVTYITSNALALVNKLATTGISSP from the coding sequence ATGTCACATATTATGAGTATATTTTTGTCACTAACAATCTTGGCACTGCTTACGGATTCGGCTTCATCCGAAAATGGTGATGATTACGTTCAAGATGCTTGCAGTGTTACACGATACCGCAATCTTTGCATCCGCTCTCTATCACCATTTTCTACGACAGCCAAGCGTAACCCTACTACATGGGCACGAGCTGGGGTGTCGGTTACAATTGGCGAAGCCAAAAGAGTCGCTAATCACCTAAGGAAGTTGAGTTCTAATACTGGAGGAAGAGATAAAGGTGCCCTTCTGGACTGCGTCGAGTGTTTTCAAGATTCAATCGACAATCTTCATAAATCACTTTATGTACTAAGAGAACTTAATGGTCAAACATTTAACTCCCAAATGAGTGATGTTACAACATGGATGAGTGCTGCTCTTACTGATGAAGACACTTGCTTGGATGGATTTAGTGGCCACCAGGGACGACAAATCAAATCATTGCAAAGTCGGATTAAAAACGTTACCTATATTACTAGCAATGCTTTAGCTCTTGTTAATAAACTTGCAACAACAGGTATATCAAGTCCTTAA
- the LOC141686698 gene encoding mitochondrial zinc maintenance protein 1, mitochondrial: MGGEALSAYRVILRATRKSFKGDELMLRESAKEVRKNFEENRFVNSAPEIQTLLDNAREAADFITNMIVQATPNDRGSYEVKPSTEHAGATLEVVSEELLKKPAHLEKVSVDLPKKSV, from the exons ATGGGCGGGGAAGCCTTGAGTGCATACAGAGTGATTCTTAGAGCCACTCGTAAATCGTTCAAAGGGGACGAGTTAATGCTGAGAGAATCAGCTAAAGAGGTTCGTAAAAATTTCGAAGAAAACCGTTTCGTTAATTCGGCGCCGGAGATTCAAACACTTTTAGACAATGCTCGCGAGGCTGCCGACTTCATTACCAACATGATTGTCCAGGCTACGCCCAATGATCGTGGCAGTTATG AAGTGAAACCAAGCACAGAGCATGCAGGGGCTACTCTTGAAGTTGTTTCTGAAGAGCTCCTTAAAAAGCCGGCACATCTTGAAAAAGTTTCCGTAGATCTCCCTAAAAAGTCTGTATGA